The genomic window TCGAGCTCGGCGACGGCGTAGGCGGTGTAGGCGGGAACGAATTTTTGGGCGAACTCACGGAGCTCGCTCTCGTTCCGGTGCTCGCTGTACCCCTCGAACATCTTTCCGCGGGTCTCCTCGTCGAGGCAGTCGCCGAAGATCCGCATCGTGAAGCGCAGCTGGGCTTCCGGAAGCTCGCCGAGGTTCGCGAGGAGGTTCGTGGCACGGCCCTCGAGGCGGTGTCGCACCAGCTCGACGTAACTGTTCATTCCGGCAGCACCCCCCGGAAGGGAGAAAAGCCCCCGGAAGGCCGAAAGAATCTCCCCCTTTCGCTCCCTCGGGAAATCCCACGTTGCCGAGAGCATCGACCCGGTGAAGGCGAACTCGCCGTCCTCCTCCTCCCCGCCGCACGACCCGCCCTTGACGGCTTGCGGGGGCGAGGACGGGGGGGAGTCCAGCGCCTCGGAGACCTGGCCGAGAAACCCTTCACCGTCAGCGGTATTGGGGGCCTGCACCGTGCAGTACGACGAGGTCACGGAGACGAAACAGGGTAGGAGGTCGCCGCCGGGCGTCTCGACCAGCGCGTCGAGGTTCCACTGCGCGGCGGATTCCTTGAGCGAGGTCTTCCGGCACGTCCAGCTCATCGGTTCGCGCCCGGGCCGGTCACAGTTCGCCCGCGATCTTCTTGCGCAAAAGGGCGGCCATCGCGTCGGGGTCGAACGCCATCATGCCGGTCTCGTGGTACATGTCGCCGAGCCACTCGGCGACATGGGCACGGTGCTCCTCGAGGATCTCTCCCTCGGTATCGAGGACCAGCACGACGACCCGGCGATCGTCGCCGTCGTAAAAGCGGAAGGCGTACCGCTCCCCGGACAACTCCAACAGGTCGATCTCCACCGCGTCGCTCCCCTCGAGGTCCAGCGACCGCTTTACGCTCCGCAGCGTGAGAATGTTGCCGCAGAAGGTGATCTCGGCCTTCCCCGACCACAGAGGGCCAAATCGCGTTTCAATCAGAACCTTGTCCTCGACGCCCACACCGATACTCCTTTCACCACACCCCCGGGATGATTCCGAATAAAACAGAGGTGTCAGGGGGAGCTTACCCTTGTACCCCCTGGACGCCCACTCTGTCAAGCGGTTCTATAATGGCGTTTTGCGAATCCGGTAAATCCTGCGGAAATCCCACTGTTTACCTTGACACTTCTATCCGGGAGGGCTAAAATTCGACCTCTTGCCATGTATCCCACCCCGCGAAGGAGGCCTACGCTGCCGTGGCCCGCCTGACGACGAAAACCTCGAGCAAGCTGTTCGCCCTTGCGAAAACGATGATCCCGGGCGGTGTCAATTCTCCCGTCCGCGCGTTCGGATCCGTCGGGGGAACCCCCCTGTTCATCGAGAGCGCGAAGGGCTCTGCTGTCCGGGACGTGGACGGGAACACTTTCATCGACTACGTCGGCTCGTGGGGGCCGATGATCCTCGGTCACGCTCCCGCCGCGGTCGTCTCCGCCATCAAGGCGGCCGCCGGGCGGGGAACGAGCTTCGGGGCTCCCACGCCAGGCGAGGTCGGGCTGGCGCACCTGATCCGCAAGGCGTTCCCTTCCGTGGAGAAGGTTCGCCTCGTCTCCTCCGGGACCGAGGCGGCGATGAGCGCGGTGCGGCTGGCGCGGGGGTTCACGGGGCGGGACAAGATCATCAAGTTCGAAGGCGGGTACCACGGTCACGCCGACTCGATGCTGGTGAAAGCCGGATCAGGGGTCCTCACCTTCGGCCAACCCGACTCCCCCGGCGTTCCGGCGGAGCTGGCGAGGCTCACCTTGACCGCCGCCTTCAACGACATCGCCTCCGTGCGAACGCTCTTCGCGAGGAACAAGGGGCAGGTCGCGGCGATCTTCGTGGAGCCGATTCCCGGCAACATGGGCGTGGTCCCCCCCGAGCCCGGGTTCCTTTCGGAGCTGCGGGCGCTTGCGAGGAAGCACGGGGCGCTCCTCGTCTTCGATGAGGTGATCTCCGGCTTCCGCGTCGCGTTCGGCGGCGCGCAGGAACTGTTCGGCGTCGTCCCCGACCTCACGATCCTCGGCAAGATCATCGGCGGCGGCCTCCCGGTGGGGGCCTTCGGCGGGCGGAAGGAGATCATGGACGCCCTCTCGCCGGTCGGCCCGGTCTACCAGGCGGGGACCCTCTCGGGGAACCCGCTCGCCGTGGCGGCGGGGATCGCTGCGCTCACGGAACTTTCCCGCAGGGGGGTCTACAAGGAACTGAACGCCAAGGCGGATTACCTCGCGGAGGGGATGGCGAAGGCGTTTGCCGACTCCGGTGTCGCGACCTGGACGAACCGCGTGGGCTCGATGGGGACGACCTTCTTCCAAACGGGACCGGTGACGGATTACGCCTC from Candidatus Deferrimicrobium sp. includes these protein-coding regions:
- the hemL gene encoding glutamate-1-semialdehyde 2,1-aminomutase, which translates into the protein MTTKTSSKLFALAKTMIPGGVNSPVRAFGSVGGTPLFIESAKGSAVRDVDGNTFIDYVGSWGPMILGHAPAAVVSAIKAAAGRGTSFGAPTPGEVGLAHLIRKAFPSVEKVRLVSSGTEAAMSAVRLARGFTGRDKIIKFEGGYHGHADSMLVKAGSGVLTFGQPDSPGVPAELARLTLTAAFNDIASVRTLFARNKGQVAAIFVEPIPGNMGVVPPEPGFLSELRALARKHGALLVFDEVISGFRVAFGGAQELFGVVPDLTILGKIIGGGLPVGAFGGRKEIMDALSPVGPVYQAGTLSGNPLAVAAGIAALTELSRRGVYKELNAKADYLAEGMAKAFADSGVATWTNRVGSMGTTFFQTGPVTDYASAKRSDTKRYAAWFHGMLSRGVYIAPSQFEAGFVSLAHTKRDLDRTIAAAKAVLARL